A DNA window from Anastrepha obliqua isolate idAnaObli1 chromosome 5, idAnaObli1_1.0, whole genome shotgun sequence contains the following coding sequences:
- the LOC129247530 gene encoding UDP-N-acetylglucosamine--dolichyl-phosphate N-acetylglucosaminephosphotransferase, with protein sequence MSGITIALCGFIAMCTYLVTVRMIPRFKDMFIKANLYGNDLCKRDQPQVPESFGVLIGCAFLVATFFFIPIPFTFEEAALLDVKTGTKPSTFPHEEFAEMIAALLSICCMILLGFADDVLDLRWRHKLMLPTIATLPILMVYYVNYNITTVIMPKIARPLLGYSLDIGIFYYIYMGMLAVFCTNAINILAGINGLEVGQSIVISASVLCYNFIELLLGHQVDCHKFSVYLMLPFLAVSLALWKYNKYPSQVFVGDTYCYFAGMTFAVVGILGHFSKTLLLLFIPQILNFLYSVPQLFHFVPCPRHRLPKYDCKTDLLHISTTEFHPKDLNPLGLLMVRVFKALKLISWQEQNDGRVVTNNFTLINFVLVVFGPVHEKVVTQFLMGLQIMCTLMAMIIRYPLASYFYDT encoded by the exons ATGAGCGGTATTACGATAGCTTTGTGTGGCTTCATTGCCATGTGTACGTATCTGGTAACAGTGCGAATGATTCCACGATTCAAAGATATGTTTATCAAGGCCAATTTGTATGGCAACGATCTTTGCAAGCGGGATCAGCCACAAGT CCCAGAGTCCTTTGGTGTATTAATTGGCTGCGCTTTCCTGGTGGCTACGTTTTTCTTCATACCGATTCCATTTACTTTCGAGGAGGCGGCATTACTCGACGTAAAAACAGGCACAAAGCCTTCCACTTTTCCACACGAGGAG TTTGCCGAAATGATAGCAGCGCTATTGTCCATCTGCTGTATGATTCTTCTTGGTTTCGCTGATGATGTATTAGATTTGCGTTGGCGGCACAAGTTGATGCTGCCCACTATCGCCACTCTGCCAATACTTATGGTTTATTATGTGAATTACAATATAACAACTGTAATTATGCCAAAAATTGCTAGACCACTGTTGGGTTATTCTTTGGATATTG GTATTTTCTATTACATCTATATGGGCATGCTAGCCGTTTTCTGCACGAATGCAATTAATATCTTGGCGGGTATAAATGGCTTAGAGGTTGGCCAATCTATTGTTATCAGTGCATCCGTTTTATGTTACAACTTTATCGAATTGTTGCTTGGACACCAGGTGGATTGCCATAAGTTCTCTGTTTATTTAATGTTACCATTTTTGGCAGTTTCCTTGGCGCTATGGAAGTACAATAA ATATCCATCACAAGTATTTGTCGGCGATACGTATTGCTACTTTGCGGGCATGACCTTTGCCGTCGTCGGTATACTGGGACACTTTAGCAAAACCTTATTGCTGCTCTTCATACCACAAATTCTAAACTTTTTATACTCGGTGCCACAACTATTTCACTTCGTGCCATGTCCTCGGCATCGTTTACCCAAATACGACTGCAAGACCGACCTTCTTCACATAAGCACAACGGAATTTCATCCGAAAGATTTAAACCCGTTGGGATTGCTAATGGTGCGAGTGTTCAAAGCATTGAAGCTGATCTCTTGGCAGGAGCAGAACGATGGTCGAGTGGTTACCAATAATTTTACGCTAATCAATTTCGTTTTGGTTGTCTTTGGTCCGGTACACGAGAAGGTCGTTACTCAGTTTTTGATGGGTCTACAAATCATGTGTACGTTAATGGCAATGATTATACGCTATCCCTTGGCCAGTTACTTCTATGATACCTAA
- the LOC129247529 gene encoding uncharacterized protein LOC129247529 produces MFQRSGAHASIRIATHQQQPSSLAAPTSGSEMTEFLSATAAPGGRTPLTKKLLLTLLVLVQVCFISCLWLLQIGGGLNANTNEVAVLNEGKQNMAINTKPSVLSAMPHAAALHGMRRVNFITKTTVLGLTETVVRNEVLNHDLSPPVIGNSQSGKVSNFRKDFYLKTNRLNKTIELRNGTSLVPELDNDAVWCFREGSIDEFSQLSNDDDAQNDALSWEEDTQCKCRAGWHGRDCGQPEVMWRALLTAKSHFRLQQPSETQNVNQLVYLLEGNFFNLDLLQLQIQILADIVDYFVIFVRPARKDIKMLEHWLRETLAANKYLIFQCDTRHVLEANCTTAQAYAYFRQQLKREQRQLELKPTDLLLYTGDRVLPSFQALQFLKYYATDVRTVPFRLKFVVYGFYWQHPKQTHLSGLISSFVHVDNPSQLIDGGGRNPAKIMQRILTEGSQPPPFVIGDLNHFGGWFCKYCQQPEEIVAELHAESNATRQVQFPDAVRSHNIDVAYLQKLIATGIYVDGKTQLIRNRRYSDKYYAPPLTETENAKYGNLLVNLYESFDDDIEYEAGDY; encoded by the coding sequence ATGTTTCAACGCAGCGGAGCACATGCGTCAATACGCATCGCAACCCACCAACAACAGCCGTCAAGCCTTGCTGCGCCCACGTCTGGCAGCGAAATGACGGAATTTCTAAGTGCAACTGCAGCACCAGGAGGAAGGACACCGCTAACCAAAAAATTACTTCTAACATTACTGGTACTGGTTCAGGTATGCTTCATTTCGTGTCTGTGGCTGTTGCAAATAGGCGGAGGCCTTAATGCCAACACCAATGAGGTAGCAGTACTGAATGAGGGCAAACAAAATATGGCAATCAATACCAAGCCCTCTGTCTTGAGTGCTATGCCACATGCGGCAGCATTGCACGGGATGAGGCGagttaattttattacaaaaacgaCAGTATTGGGATTAACCGAAACTGTGGTCAGAAATGAAGTTTTAAATCACGATTTATCACCACCTGTGATAGGAAATAGTCAATCAGGGAAAGTAAGCAATTTCAGAAAAGACTTTTATCTAAAAACAAACAGACTGAATAAAACCATAGAACTAAGAAACGGAACCAGCTTAGTGCCTGAGCTGGACAACGATGCAGTTTGGTGCTTCCGTGAGGGTAGCATTGACGAATTCTCGCAACTGTCGAATGATGATGATGCGCAAAATGACGCACTCTCTTGGGAAGAGGACACGCAATGCAAATGTCGCGCAGGTTGGCATGGACGTGACTGTGGACAACCGGAGGTTATGTGGCGTGCGCTGCTAACGGCAAAATCACACTTCCGCTTGCAGCAACCAAGTGAAACACAGAATGTTAATCAATTAGTTTACTTGCTGGAAGgaaatttcttcaatttagATTTACTccaattacaaatacaaatactggCAGATATAGTcgattattttgtaatatttgtgagGCCAGCGCGCAAGGACATAAAAATGCTCGAGCATTGGTTAAGAGAAACGTTAGCAGCGAACAAATACCTGATTTTCCAATGTGACACTCGGCATGTGTTAGAAGCCAATTGTACGACAGCACAAGCCTATGCATACTTCCGCCAGCAACTGAAACGTGAGCAGCGCCAACTGGAATTAAAGCCAACCGATTTGCTGCTTTACACCGGAGATCGTGTGTTGCCATCATTTCAAGCACTGCAATTCCTCAAATATTATGCAACGGATGTGCGTACCGTACCTTTTCGACTGAAATTTGTTGTGTATGGGTTTTATTGGCAACATCCAAAGCAAACTCATCTTAGCGGTCTTATAAGTTCCTTTGTCCATGTGGACAACCCAAGCCAACTAATAGATGGTGGTGGCAGAAATCCAGCCAAAATAATGCAACGAATTCTTACAGAAGGTAGTCAACCACCGCCATTTGTCATCGGCGATCTCAATCACTTTGGTGGGTGGTTTTGCAAATATTGCCAGCAGCCAGAAGAAATAGTGGCCGAATTGCACGCTGAATCGAACGCCACGAGACAAGTGCAATTTCCTGATGCGGTACGTAGCCACAACATTGATGTGGCCTATTTGCAAAAGCTTATTGCCACTGGTATCTATGTTGATGGGAAAACCCAACTAATACGTAATCGTCGATATTCCGACAAGTATTATGCACCGCCATTGACGGAAacggaaaatgcaaaatatggaAATCTATTAGTAAATTTATACGAGTCATTTGATGATGATATTGAATATGAAGCTGGAGATTATTGA